The Silene latifolia isolate original U9 population chromosome 4, ASM4854445v1, whole genome shotgun sequence region AATTAATTGCCCACAACTTAGACCAGCGATCTCCCTAAGGAGCAAGCATAAACCAGCCGCGGGAAGCAAACAGTCACATAAAATTAATTGCCCACAGCTTAGACCGGCTATCTCTCTAAGCAACAAGCATAAACCAGCCCTGAGAAACGAACAACCATAATCACTTGGCTTAGATCCTAGGCGAACGTCTGTAATATCATATGGGAAGCACCACGAATTAGGACTGATTCATCACAAAACCATACGTActggtacaaacccacaaaaccATAACCACTAAGCATAGGTCATAGGGTTGTCTTAGTAAAACATAAAACTCAAAAGACGCACATCAGGTGGATACAATTACTACAAGTTAACACGGTAATTAGAGCACACATTATAAAAGGCATACGAGCATTATAAAGCGTAACGGTAGTTAGCACCATTAAAACAGCTAGGGGCGCCACCTACCAAGTTCAAAAGTTGATCTGCAGAGTCTAATCGATATCAACTGGTACAGGGCAAGCAGAAGATGCTTTCACATACAAAGCCCGGGAGCAATAGCAAGAACAAGCAAGCCAGATAAAGGAAAAGGGTAGGACAACCCTAAAGCTGGAGAGGTTGGGGGGGTCGTCAACAGTTGGGAATTCCTATGAAAGCACGGAGCAATCATGAGATGAGGCAGCTCAAAGAAACCATGATATAATCAGAGGTAGATAGAGGAAAAACTACAATTAACCAACTAACTAAAAGCCGGAGCCAACAAAAGTATGGAGCACCCAAATTAACCAAATAACAAAGTTCGCGAGCCACACTGTATATTAGTTCAAACTAACCAATTAATCTCGATTAGTTGTTTACCTCTGCAAAATTACCAATCATCAACTACAAATGTACCAGCCCACAACCAGTTATAAGTAAAGGTAGACAGATCAATAAGCTACAGTCTTTAAATACAAATAGACCtgtaaaaaacaaaaaataaaacacaaaaaaaagcATTGTCCATATCGAGGCTTAGCATAACAAGTTCGGTTATCGAAGCTTTGTTTCTTTCCTTAATTCATCGAATTTCGTTTGACCTGGGCTAATTAGTTTGCATTTTCATCTATGATTTGCTTGGATTTCTAAAGTGTCGAAGTACGGAAAGCTTATGGAGGTATGTCGACCCTGGGCAAATAATCAATTATCAACCCCAAACTCACCAGTTCACAACCAATAATACACCCTTTACGGTTTATCGGGGGTGTTATTGTACAGCAAGCAGAAACAAATCATGACCCGAATCAACAAATTCAACCCCAAAATTATCATCGAAAATAGAAACACTCTAGCAAAGAACCCCTAAATTGCCAAACCGGGTTGCTTGAGAGTCGGCGGGACATCGAAAACAGATAGAATAATCGAAAGGGTAAACAATTGAAGAGAGGAGGAAGGGAGAGCAAAGGTCTTACACGAAAAATGAAGAGATGAGAATGAGCGGAGAGGAGAACACGGTAGAAGGCATTTTTTAAAGAAAATTTTAGGAGTCATGTGCAAGGCATGCTTTTGAATAGTCTACCACTATTCCTAAGGAATGATTTTTAGATGTTGATGCATTTTAAGAGGTTATAGATTATGATTAAGGTCACTAAACCATCGTCTCATGGAATGTTATTCCAATTGCATATTTACCCTAATTGTGTACTATTAGTCATTCATTATACCTGTGAAAATGTTATATGGTGGGGTTATTAATTTGTTACTATATTTTTAATTTGTTTATGGGTGTTCATTTGGCTTTATTGCAGATTTCTTAACTCGGTTAGACGAGGAACGAGGTACATCTTAGACCTTGCAATTATTTTACTCTTACAATTTTGTCAAATAGTTACTTTTTCCGTTtcggtcatttatttacctttgattttggcacaaagaccaaagaaagagGAAAGGGCTAATTGGACTAAATTGAGTGTAgaggatcaaattgctcatcaaaggGATTTccaaaatagaaaggtaaacaattgactgagacaaacaaaaataaaatagataaacaAAAGATCGGATGAAGAGAGTGGTATTTATTTTCACACATTTGATGAGCTATGTTTTTTGTTTTCATGTTTGCATGTAACCAATTGAGATTGGAGAATAGGAGGATGTTTATGGTCAATTTGAACTCGAGCTTTTAAAAGTCAATAAATTGGAGGTTAATTTCATTTTTCCACCATATTTTATCCTTTTACATGCATGCACCTTGCTTGGTTTTCTTTTTAGTAAGGATCCTAAAAGGTTAATATTGCTATTGCAGGACGTATTCCATTCTTATATTGTTTCTACTATGAACAAACCAAATGTGAATCAAATAATTAACGAGACGGGACATGAGAGAAACATAACAAACTATGAAGTACTTGAAGTACTTTTGAGAAGTGTAGCAGATTGAATCTATTTTTAGTTAGTCTTATTTGTGACGACCACAAGCTTGTGAGTTGTGACCTCATACAATCCTCTTCTACTTGCTCTCTCACTATTTTAATGTCTTAAGTCAATAAAGTCGTCATATTTCAGTTTAGAtattactatttttatttttatattttttaattttttaatttatgCTTATTTCAAGTGAATTTATGTCCTTCATGTATATGGAATAAGAAAACTCGATTACTCTTTAGAAACAGATAGTTTCAACTTCTATATAATTTTATCTTATGATAACTTCAATTCAGGATTTCACTCCCATTCATTCTTCCTAAGCTATTGCAATTTTCGAGGAAAAAaaggtttttctaacgtgtatcCTAAGGGCATACACGCACATTAAGATCCTAAATAAAGAAAGGATCAGAGGAATATTTTACTAAATATGGAAAAAATGAATTGATATTTACAATTCTCATGTTATATtccttttgtttgtttctttATTTATACTCTTAATGTGTGTCATAAggacacacgttagaaaaaccctttcTTTTAACATGGTGTATTCATGTCTCATTTGGGAACATAATTATGGTATATATTGTGTCTTAAGAGTTAAGATAGTACTATTACGTAATACTTTGCCTGCTCTCCCATTGTAAGATAAATGATGAATGACGCCTATCTTTATGCCACTATTATAATAGTTTAGAACTTTTGATCGAAATAGCAAATCTTCCGATATTCGCATAGTTAGTTGAATCTAAAGCGcatgttttgtttgtttcatcttTTTGTTTTCCGTTATTCAAGAACGGTGAAAGAAGAAAAGATGTGTCGGGTGTTTAAGATGTAGATATATATGTCTGCACCAATTTTTAAAAATCAAATCGTGTGAACTTTACATTTTTCCCCATAATGGTCCGGTGTTGATGGAAAACTTATTGTTACTGAGTAACTTAGTGAGAGTATAATTAGTTTGATAGACCACACCCGCGAGTTTcgcgggtcacaaaactagttaataTTTTTTAAAACTTATGGGACGGGTGTAATTAGCTTACATTCGAAGTTATCATCGATAAGAAATGAAATAGAAGTACGATGGCTTCTGAGCTATGAATGATTACGTGAATATATGAGACACGAACATAAATAAGTTTTCATCGATTATTATACGAATTATATGTCATTTGGTCTGATTGTTAGGGGTATTATAAATGTTCAATCTCGATTCAATATTGTACTTTAATTTGTATGTGTAAGATATTGTACATTCATACTAATATTGAATAATATTCTAACTATAAAATTTAAATGactatttatatattttttatacaTGTCCGTACAACTTTGTACGGGTTTTAAGCtagttttttatataatcagaTACATTATAAGCTCTTAGGTTTCAGCTATCTTATCGAATACTTTTTCacgtttcagttagcttttcagttttcagctatcttttcaggtttcaggtaccttttcagctagttttacCAAGCAGAACCTTAAGATGATATGCTAAGACTTCTTCCACACCTAGTAAATGGCAAACAACATAATCACATATTCTTTTACTATAAATGGGTTATAATTGTTACGGAGTAAATCATTTTATTTAACTTTAGTTTAAACTAATATCTTCTTATATATTTAGAATTTATTTCGTTATAGTGTTATATATCTTTCTTTTATATCTTCTTTATTGGCATGTTCTGACATAACACAAACACCAGAGCTGTGGGATAACAACTTATAAAATTacagaaagaaaaacaaaagttaACACGGACCTATTGGGATTAATCAGTTTGAAACAAACACTATTTCGTTAAAGAGTTTCATAAATATATAACActataatgaaataaaactctATTGAGATtaacccgatgatgatcggacgaCATGTTCAGCTTATATCGTgattttatgacatttcgtaaatcggttaatgaAAGGTTACTTGAACATCTTGGGCAACCCCTAAGCCCTCATGTACTTGTCAATACGGTCGTTTTAACAGTAATTAGAGTCGATTTAGAGTGTGTGTCAATTCGTCTCCATTTTCATATCCCATCTCGTCCGAGACGGAATATTCTAGAATCTGTCAAAATATTTTATTTGAGATATCAGTGTTTAGGTCGTATACCCAAAGTCTATCAAATAAGATAGAAGcctatccccccccccccccccgaatcGACATTTATTTGTGTCACAAGGAAACCTCCAACAAAGAAACGCATCGCCGTTTTAAAGAGATGCATATAGTGATGCTCCTCTTCTAAGTGGCTTAGAACTCGTTATTGCGTGTTTGTCTCCATTTCTTCCCTTCTTTTGCTATAACTAAAGACCTTAGGTCTCCATATTTTGACATATCTAGAGTTGATTTTcctcctcttctcttctctcttacATTCTAGACTTCGTTACTACTCACCGACATccacgtgcttgatcaatcgaccacgtaagcccgATTCTTATCGTGGTACCCATCTCGTTGTACtagaccggccaatttgaccaactcaacaCTCATATTAATCAATCTAAGTAAATCCTTGTAAAATCAAGGGTGCTCTTCACATTAATTTCAAGTTATCACCCAATTTTAATTAAATTCTGCGACGCTAATATGCAAGTCACCTTATTTATATGACTAGTTAGTTATTGAGATATGCTTTTCTAAATTAACTTCATCAAATATATATGTGTATGACTAGTTAACTACGTGAAGTAGCCTTTGAGTCGATCATTGTTACGGAGTACTACATTTCACATTTGATAACAATTGAACCTATGAACATAAATTACATAACACTAGTTACTGAATTAGTGAACAATATCACCTCAACGGTCCTCAAGTACATGTTTATTCTTAATCCTTATACACGGGGATGAATCATCTACATTACCTctaatacaacaatataaaaTCATTATTACCTTTCTACCTCTTCAAAACAGTTAACTATTAGATCGTTCCGAAAAACATCCGGACCCTCAAAAAGTATTGGACATCAGTACTGGAGAGAGCTGCCTATTGGAGAGGATTTTCTTCCCTTATACACCTGCCTACTTTCTTAATCATTAAttcttgagacggtctcacaataATTATTTTCTGAGATCTCCCATATATGAGTTAGTTAATTTTTCGAtttcattttttccttttttttttttttttttgaaaagaccTAGAGCGGGTTTATCGACTATCATATAAATCAGCAGCGGTTAACTCAGCGATACGACCCAAAACCGTCTAATCGTCGAAGAGCAGACTGCCTCCAACCTTACATAAGTGTGCTAGTTCATGAGCAACAGTATTAGACTTTCTACTGCTAGACGACCAAGTACAAGATTTAAAAAAGTGACATAAAGATAGAATTTCTTCGATAATTGCGTGGAACTCGCTTCGTAGGGCCTGACGGTGTTTGAGAGCTTCAATAAGAGCTTTGCAATCTCCCTCCATGCATACCTCTCGCACTAACCTCCTCTTTGCCCATTGCAGGCCAATTAGCATGGCCTCTACTTCCGCTACTTGTGCATCAAACTCGCCCCTCCGCCGCTCTGCCCATCCCCATTTGATAACTCCCTCCTCGTCCCGGCAAATGACACCAATCCCCATCCCTTCTCCCTCCTTGACCCCGGCATCAACATTGATTTTAACTATCCCTTGCCTCGGTTTCTGCCATTTAGCCTCCTTACCATCCCTCCTAAATCCCGTCCTCTCATCTTGCTTGTCCCCCTTTCCAACCACAACCACTTCGCTCTCCTCCATTTCCTTCAGCAAGTAAAG contains the following coding sequences:
- the LOC141651944 gene encoding uncharacterized protein LOC141651944, yielding MVVADLLAAGGGGWDNSKVRSIFLPIDQQRILNMRVGRAETEDIWLWDLERNGEYSVKSAYKALVGLGEGDEGSSDRTTEKRLWNQIWSMRILPCVKIFFWQFCCEAIAGEGVSGSGLPELDNREAEKFVVGIWAVWEARNEAVFEGKEVHVGKVVARVLYLLKEMEESEVVVVGKGDKQDERTGFRRDGKEAKWQKPRQGIVKINVDAGVKEGEGMGIGVICRDEEGVIKWGWAERRRGEFDAQVAEVEAMLIGLQWAKRRLVREVCMEGDCKALIEALKHRQALRSEFHAIIEEILSLCHFFKSCTWSSSSRKSNTVAHELAHLCKVGGSLLFDD